The genomic DNA TAACTCACCAGAAAAGGCACCAGCAAGGTATAGAATGCCACAGGGCCCTTGCTTATAAAAGAGCATCCCAGCAGCAGGCCCGCTCCTATAAACCATCCATACGCCGCTTTCTTTTGCTGCCAGCCGGTTACCATCAGCCAGAGCGCCCCCACCATAAAGCTGTGGCAGTAAATATCCCAGGTGCCCTGCCGGCCAATATTGATTAACAACCAGGAAGTAGCCAGGATGAGGGTAGCCAGGAACGGTAGCAGCTTGTCGGTGGTAAGCCGCCGCACCAGGGCATAGAAAAAGAAAACGAGCAGACTACTCATCAGCGCAGCAGGAAGTCGCAAAGCAGCCAGGTTTTCGATGTTGCCGGCGGCCAGTCCTGCCCAAGCCGTCAGCCAGGTAGGCAGCGGTGGTTTGGCAAGCCGCACGTAGCCGTTCATGGTAGGCACCAGCCAGTTGCCGTGGCCCACCATTTCGCGGGCTGTGATAAAGTTGCGCGCCTCCATCAGACTCGGCTCCAGGGAGCCCAGGTTCACAAAATAGGTCAGCGACAAAACAAGCGCCAAAAGGACAATCTGCCACCTGGTCTCCCACAGCCAGCCCGGGGTGTTTGTCCGCTCGTTGATACTTTCCATAGCGTTATTAAATGCCCTATTTTATCCCCCTTAAGTTAACAACTAAACCTATACTTGCCTGAGGTTTATACTTGTACGGGTAAACGCATCCCTGCAACTCTTATCCTTAAACGTAGTATAGCAAACGTTATACTAGCCCGCGCGGGCGGGTACAGCGTGCCCACTTTTGAGCAAGAGCCGCATGAAGCAGAAGATAATTACCCGAACCGTGTGGGTGCTTTCCATGGTCAGCCTGTTTGCTGACGTGGCGAGCGAAATGCTGTACCCGGTGATGCCGGTATACCTCAAGAGCATTGGCTTTTCGGTGCTGCTGATCGGGGTACTGGAGGGCATGGCCGAGGCTACCGCCGGGTTAAGTAAGGGCTATTTCGGGAAGCTATCGGATAGCAAGGGGGTACGGTTGCCGTTTGTGCGCTGGGGCTACCTGCTGGCAGCCATTTCCAAACCGCTGCTGGCCTTATCCACGTACCCGCTCTGGGTTTTTGGGGCCCGCACCCTCGACAGGCTGGGCAAAGGCGTGCGCACCGGTGCCCGCGATGCCCTTTTATCCGAAGAAGCTACCCCGCAAACCAAAGCGCGCGTGTTCGGCCTTCACCGCAGCATGGATACCCTGGGCGCTGTGCTGGGGCCTGCGCTGGCACTGGTTTACTTATACTATGCCCCGGGGCAGTACCAGCCGCTGTTTTTTATCGCCTTTGTGCCGGGCCTAGTTGCCGTGGGCCTCATCTACCTGCTGCGCGAGAAAAAAAAGCCCGCAGCGCCACAGGGCAGCAGCCGGTATAATTTCCTCTCATTTATGCATTACTGGGCCCAAAGCCCTGCCCTTTACCGGCGGCTGGTAACCGGGCTGCTGCTTTTTGCCTTGTTCAACAGCAGCGACTTTTTTTTGCTGCTCCGCATGAAGGAAGCCGGCCTGGACGATACGCAGGTGATCGGGGTGTATATTTTTTACAACCTGGTATATGCCCTTTTCTCGTACCCGCTGGGGATAGCTGCCGATAAATGGGGCCTTAAGAAAGTGTTGTTGACCGGCATCGGCCTGTTTGCTGTGGTGTATGCCGGCATGGCAGTGGCTCAGCACCTGTGGCTTTTCCTGGTGCTCTTTTTCCTGTATGGTATGTATGCGGCAGCCACCGAGGGCATCTCCAAAGCCTGGATCACCAACATCTGTGCGCCGCGGGATACGGCTACGGCAGTGGGCACGTACACGGCTTTTCAAAGTATAGCAACCTTGCTGGCCAGTTCTTTGGCTGGTTTTATATGGTACAGGTATGGCGCTACCGCCATCTTTGGCCTGGCGGCAGCCATGGCGGTGGTGGTGATCCTATACCTGGCCGTGGCCGCACGAGAGTTTCCGCGAGAAAGCGAACTCTCCTAAACGCCACATGCCCCGCTTTACCTAAGGTAAAACGGGGCATGTGGCTGGATTAACTTTACAGGTATGTTAAGCCTGGGAGAGTTGTTTTAAATGCGCTACATGCGAGGCTACGGCTAGGCGCATTTTCGGAAACTCCAGGTAAGGCACGTTGTAATCGGCGCAGGCTTGCTTGATGATCTTGCTCAGCTGCGGGTAATGGATGTGCGATATTTTCGGGAACAGGTGGTGCTCGATCTGGAAGTTCAGCCCGCCTACCAGCCAGGTGATCACCTTGTTATTGGGCGCAAAATTGGCTGTGGTGCGCAGCTGGTGCACAGCCCACTCATCTTCGAGGCGGTTGTGCGGCTGTTCGGCCACTGGAAAGTTCGTCTCCTCCAAAGTATGCGCCAGCTGAAACACAATGCTCATTACGAATCCCGTAAACACACCGTAAAGCAAGAACCCGATCAGCCAGGGCACAAAGCCGACCATTACAATAGGCAGGGCCACAAAGAAGGCCGCATGCACCGCTTTAAATACCCAGAAGGAAATATGGTTGGTGCGCGTCATCTTTTTCAGCGGCATGGAGCCTACTTTTTTGGTGAAGTATTTCTGGTAATCCGAAAAGAAAACCCAGAAAAAGAACAGCATGGAATAAGCAAGCCAGAAGTATAAATGCTGGTAGCGGTGAATGCCATAATGTTTCTGGCTTTCGCACAGGCGCAAAAACGGACGCGCATCGATATCATCGTCTACGCCATCGATGTTGGTAAAGGCATGGTGAATAATGTTGTGCTTGGTGTTCCACATAAACACATTGGCGCCCAGCACGTTCAGGGATAAACTGGCCACTTCGTTCAGGCGTTTGATCTTGCTGAAGCTGCCATGCGAACCATCATGCATCACGTTAAAACCCATAGCCGCTGTCAGGCCACCAAGGATGATACACTCCACCAGTGAGAGCCACACAGGCGGCGTAAAGAAAACAAGGTGAATGTAAACCAGCACCAGGCTGATAGATAAAATAGCAGCTTTTGTAAACAGTTTGTAGTTGCCTACCGGAGAGATCTGCTTCTCCTGGAAATAAGTGTTGACGCGGCGTTTTAGTTCGGCGTGAAATGAGTTTTGTTGTACAGCGAATTTAGGTGCAGCCATGCAGGAATAATATAAGATTACGTTCGGCTTATTAAACAACGCATACCGCCTTGCTTTTTAAACCGGGAACAAAGATAACACTAAAAATGGCACTGAGAATGACGGTAAGCCGGCAGTGCTATAAAAAATAACCTGAAACTCAGGTACCCGTTCCGTTTGTAGGCAGTGAACAGGCAAAATCCGTACCCCGATTCAGGAAAATGGAAATTACCTTCGGCTGGCCGGCGCCACGAGTATAAAAACAGGATGGCGCTAACCGTTCCGGTATGTGGCAGGAAACAGGTGCATGTATAACCCGAAAGCTGCCTGATTGTTGTATATTGATTTAAAGAAGCTGCAATTTATACTTGTGCTGCCAGGGCGGATTTGCTTTGCAGCCCTTGTCGAAGGGCGCAACAGGTTGCCGGCAGGCGCTGCCTACAATGGAACCGACTTAAAGATCAACTTTGGCTAAAAATGACACATGCTTTCCTGAAAAACCCGCAGCAGGCTGATATCTGCGCTACCTGCGGCACCCGCTACCCCGGGCGGCGCACCGCTGCGGATACGTGCCCCATCTGCCTCGATGAGCGCCAGTATATAGGCGACAACGGCCAGGTATGGACGAGCCTAGAGGACCTTGCCCGCAACCGAAGCATCCGCTTCGAGCGGCTGAGCGATAGCCTGCTTTCCTTGCAGGCGGTTCCCCACCTGGCGATCGGCCAGAAAGCGCACCTTATCCTCTCCCCATCCGGCAACATGCTCTGGGACTGCCTGCCGTTCCTCGATGAGCCCACTGTCGCCTACATCCGGTCACTGGGCGGCCTGAGAGCCATTGCTATTTCGCATCCGCATTATTACAGCCTGATGACTGACTGGGCCGACGTGTTCGACTGCCCCATCTACCTGCATGCAGCCGACCGCCAATGGGTGATGCACCCCAGCGAGCGCATTCATTTCTGGCAAAGTGAAACGATAGCGCTCTGGGATGATATGGCCCTGGTGCAGACAGGCGGACACTTTGCCGGCGCCACTATTTTGTATCACCCCCGGTTCGGTGAAAAAGGCGCACTGTTTACCGGCGACAGCATTTTTGTGGCCCGCGACCGGAAAAGCGTCTCGTTCATGTACAGCTACCCCAACATGATCCCACTTCCCAAAAAAGCTATCCTTCAGATTCAGGAGCGCGTGGCGCGCCTGCAGTATGACGCCATTTACGGTGCTTTTGAGGGGCAGATCATCCCAGACAACGCCAAGGAAGCCGTGCACCGCTCGCTGCTGCGGTACCTGGCCATTTTTGAGGCATAGCCAAAATCTGCTGGTATACGTATTCCTTTAAAGCTATTTGCCGTATTTAAGGAAAATTTATACTTTAAAGAAGCTAATTACGTTATCTAACCTGATTTTAAGCTTATTGTACCCATTTAATTAAACCTGAATTTATGAAAAGAACACACGTATTCACCTCGCTTGCCCTCCTGTTTTGCCTGCTCCTATCCGTGACTAGCTGGGCCCAGAAACAAGAAGATAAATCAAAGCGACCAAGTCCGCCGGCTACTGCCACAGGTAAAATAGGCGATGCCACTGTAACGGTGAACTATAGCAGCCCCAGCGTAAAAGGACGCAAGATTTGGGGCGAGCTCGTACCCTATGACCAGGTATGGCGTGCCGGAGCCAACGAGTCCACCACGGTGGAATTCAGCAAAGATGTGATGGTGGAAGGCAAGCCGCTGCCTGCCGGCAAGTATAGCTTCTTCACCATCCCGGGGGAGAATCAGTGGACGGTAATCTTCAATAAAGTGAACGACAAATGGGGCACCGAATACGATGAAAAGCAGGACGCCCTGCGCGTGATGGTAACACCCGCCAAAGCCAAGACCATGAACGAGCGCCTCAAGTATGAGGTGACGCCAAAAGGCCTGGTGCTCCGCTGGGAAAACATGGAAGTGCCGGTAGCTATACAACCTGCCTCTTAAGTACCTGATAAAAATAAAACCAAAGCGCCGCCGGAATCCAATTTCCGGCGGCGCTTTGGTTTTAAAGCAGCTGGTAAAAGCCTATAGGGCGCAGGCACAGTTCCCTGTATTCAGGGCCATACTACGGAAGCTGCTTCCCTGAAAAAGATGATTTAGTATATATACCTTTCCTTTCCCTGCTTTCGTGTTTGGCCTGGTAGTGCACCTCTTGCCTGCAAGTTCAGTAAAAGAGCTTATACTTGCTGGCGCACAGCCAGCGCCACATCGGCGCCAACTTCTGGTAGCTGCAGCGTCAGGTCGCCGGCTGTTTGCTGCGTTACCTCCTGGCTGGCAAGTTGCATTCCGTGCAGTGTATCCCAGGTGATAACGCTATACTTGCCGGCTGCCATGCCCGGAATGGTGATTGAAATGGGCAAAGCTGGCGCCTCCCGGTTTATTACCAACCGGCGCTCCCGCTTTTGCATCGCATCCTGCCGCAGCAGCCAGACAATGGCCTGCCGGGCATCGGCACAGGCAAAAGCGGCAAAGCTGGGTGTACTCATGCTTACTTCCTCGTTCAGGTTTCTTCGGGCAAACTTTTTCCAGTCCAGCAACGCCACAAAACCGCCCATACTTTGCTGGGCAGCCCGCATGCCGTGCGTCAGGCAATGCGGATGCCGATTAGGCCAGCGCATACCGCCGCCTGCCCCCCCGGAGGCCAGGTGCGCCCACTGCATGTGCCGGAAATATTCGTCGTCGAAATACTCCGGTAACGTAACATGCCGGTCTTTGAAGGTATGGATCGGCCCGTGCTCACTGTCAAAGAACGGGCGTTTGCTGTCGAGGTGCTGTAATGCCTCGCGCACCAGCTTACCGGTGCTCAGGGCTGGTTTCACCGTATCATGGGGATGATTGATGGTAGCGGCATCATAAAAATGCGTACTGGCAAAATCCAGGTGGGCGTGCCGGAAGATCACATCGGCCACTTCGGGCCGCTCGTCTAGCACCGGGCCGTACAACGAAACCGTTTGGGGGTGGCTGCGGCCGTAGACGCGAAGCTCCGTTTCGCGCACATGTTCGCTCAGCTTTTTTATAAAATCATAGAAAGCCTCTGTGGAATTATTGCTGTGCGCGGGATGTATCTCGTTCCACAGATCCCAAGCAAACAAAACGCCACTGCCTCCCCAGCGTTCAATCACAAACGTAAACCGGTTTTTAAAGGCCTCCAGCGTATCGGGGCACAGCAGCCATTCGGAGCGTTTGCTGCAAGGCCCACCGTTTGCTTTGTTATAAGGGTGGTGTTTCCATTTGATCCACATCCAGAACGTATCCACGGGGGTGAGCAGGATGCGCAGGTTATACTTGCCGCAAAGTGCAAAAAGGTCGTCCCAGAGGCGCACCATGTTGGGCTGAAATTTGCCGGCAGGCCGCTCGAAATACCGGTTTTTGGTTTGCGCATACTCGAGCATAAAGCGCAGACACGTCACCCCGTGGCTCGCCAGCCAAGCCAAATGCCCTTCTACCTGCTCCATATCTTTACGCCGGAAAGCATTGGCAAAATCCGGCCACGTAATAGCATCGTTCTGCCCGATCGGCGTCCAGTTCTCTCCCTGCTCGGTTATAAAATAGGGTGCATCCGGTGCTACCTGTATCCAGGGAAGCGCTGCTGCGCAGCTGCCTGCCTGCCTGCTGCGTTTGCCTATACTTGTGACGGCAGTTGTTTTTTCTGACGGTATGAAACCGGCCGGCTGGCTATAGTCTAATTCTATTTGTGCTGTTTGTGCTTTGAAATCTTCTTTCTGCGTTTTGTATGCCATGCGTTAAGTCTGTGTTCTGAAGGGCTCCGGTCCTGGCTGCATAGAACCCGGACCGTAAAATTACCGCTTCTGCAAGAATGATCGAATAATTCATTTGAACGACATTGCTACAGGTTCCTTTTGCCGTTCGGTTATACTATAAGTTATACTAGAAAAGGTAGCAGCCTGAGGAAGTATATGCAACGCGTTTTAAGGCGCTTTTCTCGCTGCTTCCGGCCTCAGCTAAAATCGGTTTGGAGTATTTTACCGGAGGCTTCCACTTCCTGCAGCAATGCCTGGGCTTCGAGTAGCGCCTCTGCATAAGGTTTATGCAGCAGGCGCTGCGTCGTTTTACCGCGTCGTGGGGCAGCATCCCACAGGCCCGCGTTGTGCCAGGGTTGCAGATGGTCCCAGTCCGGACGATCAATGACAGGATACAGGCATATGCCCCACAAAGGCACGCCTGCCTGCAGGGCAGCAGCACATTGATCGGTTACAAACCGGATCCAGTTGGGGCGGTGCACCCCGGGATGACTTGTTTCAGCCAGCACCACAGGCTTTTGGTAACGCGCATGCACCTCCGCCAGCAAGCTGTGCAGCGGCCGCCACCGGGGGTCGTTATGCTCGTTTAGCCAGGGCAACCGAGTATGAGTGCCTGTCTCCCATTGATTGTTGTAATAATAGTTCAGCCCCAGAATATCCAGGTAATCGGGATTTCCACCAAGCTCCGGGCACATGCGGCCGCATAACATATCTGCGGCCTGGTACTGGAGCGCATGGGCCAGTTGTGCTTCTTCCTGCTCCCCGGCTGTAGCATGTAATGGCGGGACCACGTTTACCAACGGTTCTGTCGTCATGATCCGGACATTTGGGTCCAGTTCCCGCATCGCCGCTACGCCTTCAATATAAGCGCGCATCAGCCCATACTTTACCTCCCACCCATGCCCCACGCAATACGGCGAAGTGGCCCGCACATCACCGCCGAGCCAGGAAATAAAGCTCACTTCGTTGATGGGGGTAACAATAAGGATGTCGTCGGGATAGGCAGACCGGTAAAATTGCACGAACGCCCGGCACATGGCGGCAAAACGCCGCGCAAACAAGGGGTGCAACGGTGTCAGGTCGTCGGGGTAGCCAAAGTGGCACAGGTCCCATACCTGCTGCACGCCCAGGGCTTTTCCCTGTTCCAGCATATAGGCCACCGTAGTCCAGTCATACTGGTAGGGGCTTTTCTCTACCTGGCTCCAGCGAATTCCTTCCCGCACGGTTCCGATGTTGAAAGGCCGAAGCTTCCGGTAGTCCTGGCTGATCTTTTGCAGGTGGCCGGTGAGCGTCAGAAAATCTACCCTGTTGCCGAAAGCGTTGAGTTTATCCGTACACTCAAAGCCGCCCATCCAAAACGTTTTAAACGGACTCTCCTGCAAGGCCTGGTAACCCGGTATCCTGGCTTTGTTTCCCATAAGCAAAAGTATGCATGATTTGCAGCCTGCTTTGCGGGCAGGCTGCAAATAAACTTACGCACGATCAGAAACCAACACTCCCTAAAGCTTAACCGATCTCTGACCCAATGTTCTCGAGTGTTACACCATTCGGATTCAGTTTAACTTTACCTCCGTTCAAAATAGTAGCTGTTTCTTCCTGCGCAGCTATTTTCTTGAATAACGTCAGCGCCTGCGCCACTACCTGGTCCATGTTATAGTATTTGTAGGTAGCCAGGCGGCCGGCAAAGTGTACGCCCGGGGTCTCTTCTGCCAGTTTTTTATACTTGTTGTAAATCAGGGCATTCTCCGGCTTTGGAACAGGATAATACGGGTCGCCTTCGGCCTGCGGGTACTCGTATACCACGCTGGTTTTATGGTGCTGTTGCCCGGTCAGGTACTTAAACTCCGTAACGCGGGTATAAGCATGCTCGTTGGGGAAGTTTACCACAGCGGTGGGCAGGTGCACTTCTTTCTCCAGGGTCTCGTGTCGGAACTCCAGCGAACGGTAGGGCAGCTTGCCATACTTGTAATCGAAGAATTCGTCCACAGGGCCGGTAAAGATCATTTCCCGAAAAGGCACCATGTCCATGATCTCGTGGTAGTCGGTATTGA from Pontibacter liquoris includes the following:
- a CDS encoding MBL fold metallo-hydrolase; amino-acid sequence: MTHAFLKNPQQADICATCGTRYPGRRTAADTCPICLDERQYIGDNGQVWTSLEDLARNRSIRFERLSDSLLSLQAVPHLAIGQKAHLILSPSGNMLWDCLPFLDEPTVAYIRSLGGLRAIAISHPHYYSLMTDWADVFDCPIYLHAADRQWVMHPSERIHFWQSETIALWDDMALVQTGGHFAGATILYHPRFGEKGALFTGDSIFVARDRKSVSFMYSYPNMIPLPKKAILQIQERVARLQYDAIYGAFEGQIIPDNAKEAVHRSLLRYLAIFEA
- a CDS encoding fatty acid desaturase family protein, producing MAAPKFAVQQNSFHAELKRRVNTYFQEKQISPVGNYKLFTKAAILSISLVLVYIHLVFFTPPVWLSLVECIILGGLTAAMGFNVMHDGSHGSFSKIKRLNEVASLSLNVLGANVFMWNTKHNIIHHAFTNIDGVDDDIDARPFLRLCESQKHYGIHRYQHLYFWLAYSMLFFFWVFFSDYQKYFTKKVGSMPLKKMTRTNHISFWVFKAVHAAFFVALPIVMVGFVPWLIGFLLYGVFTGFVMSIVFQLAHTLEETNFPVAEQPHNRLEDEWAVHQLRTTANFAPNNKVITWLVGGLNFQIEHHLFPKISHIHYPQLSKIIKQACADYNVPYLEFPKMRLAVASHVAHLKQLSQA
- a CDS encoding amine oxidase, which produces MGNKARIPGYQALQESPFKTFWMGGFECTDKLNAFGNRVDFLTLTGHLQKISQDYRKLRPFNIGTVREGIRWSQVEKSPYQYDWTTVAYMLEQGKALGVQQVWDLCHFGYPDDLTPLHPLFARRFAAMCRAFVQFYRSAYPDDILIVTPINEVSFISWLGGDVRATSPYCVGHGWEVKYGLMRAYIEGVAAMRELDPNVRIMTTEPLVNVVPPLHATAGEQEEAQLAHALQYQAADMLCGRMCPELGGNPDYLDILGLNYYYNNQWETGTHTRLPWLNEHNDPRWRPLHSLLAEVHARYQKPVVLAETSHPGVHRPNWIRFVTDQCAAALQAGVPLWGICLYPVIDRPDWDHLQPWHNAGLWDAAPRRGKTTQRLLHKPYAEALLEAQALLQEVEASGKILQTDFS
- a CDS encoding MFS transporter, with the translated sequence MKQKIITRTVWVLSMVSLFADVASEMLYPVMPVYLKSIGFSVLLIGVLEGMAEATAGLSKGYFGKLSDSKGVRLPFVRWGYLLAAISKPLLALSTYPLWVFGARTLDRLGKGVRTGARDALLSEEATPQTKARVFGLHRSMDTLGAVLGPALALVYLYYAPGQYQPLFFIAFVPGLVAVGLIYLLREKKKPAAPQGSSRYNFLSFMHYWAQSPALYRRLVTGLLLFALFNSSDFFLLLRMKEAGLDDTQVIGVYIFYNLVYALFSYPLGIAADKWGLKKVLLTGIGLFAVVYAGMAVAQHLWLFLVLFFLYGMYAAATEGISKAWITNICAPRDTATAVGTYTAFQSIATLLASSLAGFIWYRYGATAIFGLAAAMAVVVILYLAVAAREFPRESELS
- a CDS encoding DUF2911 domain-containing protein — its product is MKRTHVFTSLALLFCLLLSVTSWAQKQEDKSKRPSPPATATGKIGDATVTVNYSSPSVKGRKIWGELVPYDQVWRAGANESTTVEFSKDVMVEGKPLPAGKYSFFTIPGENQWTVIFNKVNDKWGTEYDEKQDALRVMVTPAKAKTMNERLKYEVTPKGLVLRWENMEVPVAIQPAS